In one window of Arachis ipaensis cultivar K30076 chromosome B06, Araip1.1, whole genome shotgun sequence DNA:
- the LOC107648756 gene encoding probable LRR receptor-like serine/threonine-protein kinase At5g45780, with protein sequence MASAGLSGTLSSEIGNLSHLRTLLLQNNQLSGSIPTKIGKLSELQTLDLSSNQFVGEIPSSLGLLSQLSYLWLGKNNLSGQISNLTGTCHLIISMVPLQKFWQKVTVSSLIVLDFLPRYATAKF encoded by the exons ATGGCCAGTGCTGGTTTATCTGGAACTCTTTCGTCAGAAATTGGAAATTTGAGCCATCTCCGAACATT GTTACTGCAGAACAATCAGTTATCTGGTTCTATCCCGACTAAGATAGGCAAGTTGTCAGAGCTTCAAACTCTAGACCTTTCCAGTAACCAGTTTGTTGGAGAAATTCCTAGTTCTTTGGGCTTATTGTCTCAACTAAGTTACTT GTGGCTCGGCAAAAATAATCTATCTGGACAGATCTCTAACTTGACAG GGACTTGTCATTTAATAATCTCAATGGTCCCACTCCAAAAATTTTGGCAAAAGGTTact gtGAGTTCTTTAATTGTATTAGATTTTTTGCCTAGATATGCAACAGCTAAATTCTGA